In Rhodanobacter humi, the genomic stretch GCCGCCACCGCGCCCAGCGCCAGGAACAGCAGGTCCTTCTTCAGGTAATAGAACGCGCCCACATGGCTGCTGTCGGCCACCGCGATCGAGCTGGAGGTCACCATCACCACGCCGATGCTGGCCAGGCCGACCAGCGCGACCAGCAGCCACAGGTCGTAGCTGCCGCGTGGCCCCTGCCGCTTGATCGCCTGCGATGGACCGAAGCCGAACATCTCAGCGCACCTTCAACGTGGCGAGGCCGATCAGCACCAGCACGACGCTGATGATCCAGAAGCGCACGATCACCCGCGGCTCGGGCCAGCCCTTGAGCTCGAAGTGGTGGTGGATCGGCGCCATGCGGAACACGCGCTTGCCGGTGAGCTTGAAGCTGGCCACCTGGATCATCACCGAGGCGGTCTCCAGCACGAACACACCGCCCATCACCAGCAACACGATCTCCTGGCGCACGATCACCGCGATGCAGCCCAGCGCGGCGCCGATCGCCAGCGCACCCACGTCGCCCATGAACACCTGCGCCGGGTAGGTGTTGAACCACAGGAAGCCCAGCCCGGCACCGGCCAACGCGCCGCAGTAGATGGCCAGCTCGCCCGCACCGGGGATCGAGGGAATGCCCAGGTATTCGGAGAACAGCTTGTTGCCGGCGAGGTAGGCGAACACGCCCAGCGCGCCGGAGACCAGCACGGTGGGCATGATCGCGAGGCCGTCGAGGCCGTCGGTGAGGTTCACCGCATTGGAGAAGCCCACCACGATGAAATACGCCACCACCACGAAGAACGCGCCCAGCGGAATCGCCACGTGCTTGAACAGCGGCACGTACAGCGCGGTCTCCGCCACCGGCGCGTTGCCGACCGCGTGCGGCGCGGTGAAGAACAGGAACAGCGCCGCGCACAGGCCGAACACCGACTGCCAGAAATACTTCCAGCGCGAGGCGAGGCCGCGGCTGTCCTTCAGCACCAGCTTGCGGTAGTCGTCGTAGAAACCGATCACGCCGAACGCCAGCATCACCGCCAGCACCACCCACACGTAGCGATTGTGCAGGTCGGCCCACAGCAGCGTGGCGACGGTGACCGCGAGCAGGATCATCACGCCGCCCATGGTCGGCGTGCCGGCCTTGGACAGATGCGTCTGCGGACCGTCGCTGCGCACCACCTGGCCCGCCTTCAGCGCCGCCAGCTTGCGGATCAACGCGGGGCCCAGCAGCAGCGACACCGCCAGCGCGGTGAGCGCGGCCATGATGGTGCGGAAGGTGATGTACTGGAACAGGTGCAGCGTGGTGAAGTGCCGCGCCATCCAGTCCGCGAGTTCAAGCAGCATCGGATGCGCCCTCCGGCTTCGTGACGGCATGTTCGGACGCGCCTTCCAGCGCCCGCACCACTTCGTCCATGCCCGCGGAGTGCGAGCCCTTGACCAGGCAGGTCACGCCACCGTGCAGGCCGGCTTTCAGCGCGGCGATCAGCGCGGCCTTGTCGGCGTAGTGCTCACCACCCGTGCCGAACGCCTCGACCGTTGCCGCACCCAGCGGACCAACGGCGAACAGCCGCTCGATGCCGCGTTCGCGCGCCTTCGCGCCCACGCCGGCATGCAGCGCGCGGGCGTCGGCGCCCAGCTCGGCCATGTCGCCCAGCGCCAGCCAGCGTTCGCCGTCGGCCAGCGCCAGCGTGGCTATCGCCGCGGCCATCGAGCTGGGGTTGGCGTTGTAGCTGTCGTCGATCAGCGTGACGCCGCCGGGCAAGATCACGCGGCGCAGGCGACCGGCGACCGCACGCGCCTGTTCCAGTCCCGCCACGATGGTGGCCAGCGGCACGTCCAGCGCCAGCGCGATGGAAGCCGCCGCCAGCGCGTTCGCCACGTTGTGGCGACCGGGCAGCGCGAGATTCACCTCGGCGTCGCCTTCCGGCGTGCTCAGCACGAAGCGCGAACCGTCCGCGCGCTGCTCCACGATATCGGCGCCCACGTCGGCCTTGTGTTCCAGCCCGAAGCGCAGCACGCGGCGCGTGCCGGCCAGGCCCGCGAAGAAACCGGCGAACGTGTCGTCCGCATTGATGATGGCCACGCCGTCCGCCGGCAGTGCCTGGTACAGCGCGCCCTTGGTTTCGGCCACGCCTTCCACGCTGCCCATGCGCTCAAGATGCGCGGGCGCGATGATGTTGACGAGGCCGATTTCGGGCCGCGCGATGGCGGCAAGATAGGCGATGTCGCCGGGCTTGCCCGCGCCCATCTCCAGCACCGCGTACTCGGCGTCTTCCGGCATCGCCAGCAGGGTCAGCGGCAGGCCGATCTCGTTGTTGAAGCTGCCCACGCTGACGTGGGTGCGCCCGTGCAGCGACAGGATGGAAGCGACGAGCGTCTTCACCGTGGTCTTGCCGTTGGAGCCGGTGATGCCGATCACCCGTGCATGGCGCTGCGCGCGCACTGCGCTGGCGAAGTCGCCCAGCGCCGCTTCAACGTCGTCCACCAGCACCTGCGGCAACGGACTGTCCAGCTTGCGCGACACCAGTGCGCCCGAGGCGCCGGCGGCGGCGGCCTGCGCGAGATAGTCGTGGCCGTCCACGTGCTCGCCCTTGAACGCGGCGAACAGGTCGCCGGCTTTCAGCTTGCGGGTGTCGATGGCGACCCCGCCCACCGCGGCGTCGTCGCCGAGCAGGCGGCCGTGGGTCCACATCGCGATGGCGGAGAGCCGCATCATGCGCGCCGCTCCAGGGCCGCGCGCGCGACCAGCATGTCGTCGAACGGGCGCTTGCCGGCCGCGCTCTCCTGGTAGGTTTCGTGCCCCTTGCCGGCGATCACCACCACGTCGTTGGCCGCCGCCATCTCCAGCGCCTGCCCGATCGCGACGGCGCGGTCGCGTTGCACGCCGTATTCGCGCGCCGCGCCCATGCCGGCCACGATCTGCGCCACGATCGCGTCGCCGTTCTCGCCGCGCGGGTTGTCGTCGGTGACGATCGCCACGTCGGCCAGCCGCGCCGCGATCGCACCCATCAGCGGGCGCTTGCCCGCGTCGCGCTCGCCGCCGCAGCCGAACACGCAGATCAGCCGCCCGCGGCAATGCGCGCGCACGGCGGTCAGCACCTGCTCCAGCGCGTCGGGCGTGTGCGCGTAATCCACCACCACCAGCGGCAGGCCGTGGCGGCCGCCGAGCCGGCTCATGCGCCCGTTGACCGGCTGCAGGTTCTCCAGCGCGGCGACGATACGCTCGAACGGCTCGTCCAGCGCGCCGAGGCAGGCCGCCACCGTGAGCAGGTTGGCCACGTTGAACAGGCCCAGCAGGTGGCTCTTCAGCGTATGCGTACCCCAGGGCGTGCGCAGCACGAAGGCCAGGCCCTCGGCGGAACTGACCACGTTGCTGGCCACCACGTCCGCCGAGGCATCGCCGTGCGCGCTCACGCGCAGGGCGCGCACGCCGGCCGGCAGCTGTTCCAGCAGTTGCACGCCGAACGCGTCGTCGCCGTTGACGACCGCGGCGCGCAGCCCCGGCCAGGCGAACAGCTTCGCCTTCGCCGCGCCGTAGGCTTCCATGCTGCCGTGGTAATCCAGATGGTCGCGGGTGAGGTTGGTGAACGCGGCGACTTCGAAATCCACCGCGCCGACCCGGCCCTGTTCCAGCGCGTGCGAGGACACTTCCATCGCCACGTGGGTGGCGCCGGCGTCGCGGAACTCGGCCAGCAGGCCGTGCACGCTGATCGCGTCCGGCGTGGTGCGCTCGCCTTCGCGCAGCCGGCCGTGCAGGCCGGCGCCCAGGGTGCCGATGCTCGCGGCGCGATGGCCGAGGAAGGTCAGTGCCTGCGCCAGCAACTGCACGGTGGAAGTCTTGCCGTTGGTGCCGGTGACGCCGATCACGCGCAGCGCTTCGGACGGACGCCCGTGGAAGCGCGCGGCAATCTCGCCGACCAGGCCGTGCAGGCCGTCGATCCACAGCACCGGCACGTCCAGCGGCTCGATCCCGATCGCCGGCCCTTCGGCCAGCACCACTTCCGCGCCGCGCTGCACCGCGCCGGCGGCGAACTGGATGCCGTGGCTCTGCGTGCCGCGCAAGGCGAGGAAGGCGTCGCCGCGGCGCACCTTGCGCGAGTCCAGCGTCAGCCCGGACACCACGATGCGCGCGGCACCCGGCGTGGCGGCCAGCGGCGCGTCGGCGAGGCCCAGCAGCAGCTGGTCGAGATGGCCGGTGCTCATGGCGCGCCTCCTTCCGTCGGCGCCTCGTCGACCGGCGCCTCCTGGATCGGCACGTCGTTGACCGCCGGCGTGACCGGCGTCTGGCTGCCGACCAGGCCACCGTTGCCCTGCAGCGGACCGCCCACGTACCAGCGGCCGATGTTGTCCGGCGGGATGTCGAGCAGGCGCAGCGCGCCACTGGTCACCGCGGCGAAGGCCGGCGCCGACACGGTGCCGCCGAAGTAGCCGTTCTTGCCGGTGGTGCCGTTGATCACCACCGCGGTCACCAGGCGCGGGTTGCTGGCCGGCACGATGCCGACGAACAGCGAGTTGTAGGTGCTCTTGGAGTAGCCGCCGGCGATCGCCTGGTGCGAGGTGCCGGTCTTGCCCGCCACGCTGTAGTTCGCGATGCGCGCGCGCGCGCCGGTGCTGCCGGGACCGGTGATCGTCTCCAGCATGCTGACCAGCTCGTGCGCCACCTGCGGCGAGATGATCTGCCTGCCCGCGCTGTCGTCGCCCTTGATGAAGGTGGGCGTGTGCATCACGCCGCCGTCGGCGATGGTGGCGTAGGCGTTGGCCAGCTGCAGCGGAGTGACGTTCAGGCCATAGCCGTAGGCCATGATCGCCTTTTCCAGCGGGCGCCAATCGCGGCCGATCTTGAGGTAGCCGGAGGCCTCGCCGGGAAAGCCGCTGCCGGTGCTGTTGCCCAGGCCGAACGCGCGGTAGGTGTCGTACATCAGCGGCGTGTCCAGCGTCATCGCGATCTTCGCCGCACCCACGTTGCTGGAGCGGGTGAGCACGCCGGTGGGGGTGAGCAGGCCGTTCGGGTCGTCGTCGCGGATGTCGTGGCCGTAGAAGTACCAGTGGCCGTTGCCGGTATCGATGATCGGGCCGGTCGGCGTGTACTTGCCGCTGGACAGCGCCGCCGCCAGGGTGAGCGCCTTCATCGTGGAACCGGGCTCGACCACGTCGGTGAGCGCGCGGTTGCGCCGCTGCGCCGGCTTGCTGCCGGTCACCGCGTTCGGGTTGAACGTCGGCATGCTGGCCATCGCCAGGATCTCGCCGGTGCGCACGTCGAGCACCACGATCGAACCGGAAGCGGCCTGGAACTTGTCCAGCGTGGACTTCAGCTCGTTGTACGCGAGGAACTGGATGCCGCGATCGACACTGAGCGTGAGGTTCTGCCCCGGCTTGGGCGCACGCACCTGTTCGAGATCCTCGACGATGTGGCCCTTGCCGTCGCGGATCACGCGCTTGGCGCCGGGCTTGCCGGCCAGCCAGTCGTCGTAGGCCAGTTCCAGGCCCTCCTGGCCGTGGTCGTCGATGTTGGTGAAGCCCAGGACGTGCGCGGTGACTTCGCCCGACGGGTAGAAGCGCTTGAA encodes the following:
- a CDS encoding UDP-N-acetylmuramoyl-tripeptide--D-alanyl-D-alanine ligase; translated protein: MMRLSAIAMWTHGRLLGDDAAVGGVAIDTRKLKAGDLFAAFKGEHVDGHDYLAQAAAAGASGALVSRKLDSPLPQVLVDDVEAALGDFASAVRAQRHARVIGITGSNGKTTVKTLVASILSLHGRTHVSVGSFNNEIGLPLTLLAMPEDAEYAVLEMGAGKPGDIAYLAAIARPEIGLVNIIAPAHLERMGSVEGVAETKGALYQALPADGVAIINADDTFAGFFAGLAGTRRVLRFGLEHKADVGADIVEQRADGSRFVLSTPEGDAEVNLALPGRHNVANALAAASIALALDVPLATIVAGLEQARAVAGRLRRVILPGGVTLIDDSYNANPSSMAAAIATLALADGERWLALGDMAELGADARALHAGVGAKARERGIERLFAVGPLGAATVEAFGTGGEHYADKAALIAALKAGLHGGVTCLVKGSHSAGMDEVVRALEGASEHAVTKPEGASDAA
- the mraY gene encoding phospho-N-acetylmuramoyl-pentapeptide-transferase, whose protein sequence is MLLELADWMARHFTTLHLFQYITFRTIMAALTALAVSLLLGPALIRKLAALKAGQVVRSDGPQTHLSKAGTPTMGGVMILLAVTVATLLWADLHNRYVWVVLAVMLAFGVIGFYDDYRKLVLKDSRGLASRWKYFWQSVFGLCAALFLFFTAPHAVGNAPVAETALYVPLFKHVAIPLGAFFVVVAYFIVVGFSNAVNLTDGLDGLAIMPTVLVSGALGVFAYLAGNKLFSEYLGIPSIPGAGELAIYCGALAGAGLGFLWFNTYPAQVFMGDVGALAIGAALGCIAVIVRQEIVLLVMGGVFVLETASVMIQVASFKLTGKRVFRMAPIHHHFELKGWPEPRVIVRFWIISVVLVLIGLATLKVR
- a CDS encoding peptidoglycan D,D-transpeptidase FtsI family protein, which gives rise to MNWRDRTRPQPQRATPSPGRRRGAGPSARKRMVLVAGVLGLVSLGLVARAFDLQVVRKQFYQKQGDARFLREVPIPVSRGTIFDRNGEPLAVSTPVTSIWANPAEVLANDDRIPALAKALGGNAADIKSYLEARASREFVYLRRQMAPEAAQAVLDLDIPGVNGQREFKRFYPSGEVTAHVLGFTNIDDHGQEGLELAYDDWLAGKPGAKRVIRDGKGHIVEDLEQVRAPKPGQNLTLSVDRGIQFLAYNELKSTLDKFQAASGSIVVLDVRTGEILAMASMPTFNPNAVTGSKPAQRRNRALTDVVEPGSTMKALTLAAALSSGKYTPTGPIIDTGNGHWYFYGHDIRDDDPNGLLTPTGVLTRSSNVGAAKIAMTLDTPLMYDTYRAFGLGNSTGSGFPGEASGYLKIGRDWRPLEKAIMAYGYGLNVTPLQLANAYATIADGGVMHTPTFIKGDDSAGRQIISPQVAHELVSMLETITGPGSTGARARIANYSVAGKTGTSHQAIAGGYSKSTYNSLFVGIVPASNPRLVTAVVINGTTGKNGYFGGTVSAPAFAAVTSGALRLLDIPPDNIGRWYVGGPLQGNGGLVGSQTPVTPAVNDVPIQEAPVDEAPTEGGAP
- a CDS encoding UDP-N-acetylmuramoyl-L-alanyl-D-glutamate--2,6-diaminopimelate ligase, whose amino-acid sequence is MSTGHLDQLLLGLADAPLAATPGAARIVVSGLTLDSRKVRRGDAFLALRGTQSHGIQFAAGAVQRGAEVVLAEGPAIGIEPLDVPVLWIDGLHGLVGEIAARFHGRPSEALRVIGVTGTNGKTSTVQLLAQALTFLGHRAASIGTLGAGLHGRLREGERTTPDAISVHGLLAEFRDAGATHVAMEVSSHALEQGRVGAVDFEVAAFTNLTRDHLDYHGSMEAYGAAKAKLFAWPGLRAAVVNGDDAFGVQLLEQLPAGVRALRVSAHGDASADVVASNVVSSAEGLAFVLRTPWGTHTLKSHLLGLFNVANLLTVAACLGALDEPFERIVAALENLQPVNGRMSRLGGRHGLPLVVVDYAHTPDALEQVLTAVRAHCRGRLICVFGCGGERDAGKRPLMGAIAARLADVAIVTDDNPRGENGDAIVAQIVAGMGAAREYGVQRDRAVAIGQALEMAAANDVVVIAGKGHETYQESAAGKRPFDDMLVARAALERRA